The following are encoded together in the uncultured Cohaesibacter sp. genome:
- the yicI gene encoding alpha-xylosidase, translated as MKFADGNWLVPDHLDVMHPVDFYEAEQKGSDLIVYASAARLRERADQINARLFTMRFFSPMAGVIGVRVEHFQGGIDRSPKFELYEDESFQPTICFEEDFVSLTSDSLTVRVAKKGPWRLDFLRDGKVISGSAYKAGGHALDHAADDRAHMFERLDLGIGDFVYGLGERFTSFVKNGQHVEIWNRDGGANTDQAYKNIPFFLTNRGWGVFVNHTGKVEFEIGSEKASKAQFSVPGEALEYFMIDGSDPKGVLDRYTRLTGRPALPKQWSFGLWLTTSFTTEYDEATVTGFLNGMKERDIPLHVFHFDCFWMRGLHWCDFDWDPETFPDPEGMLARYKERGLKICAWINPYIAQKSRLFEEGKDQGYLLKKPDGTVWQWDMWQPGQAVVDFTNPDACDWYAGYLKKLVKQGVDCFKTDFGERIPLNVEYYDKSDPEEMHNYYTHLYNKCVYQALEEELGKGEAVLFARSATTGGQQFPVHWGGDCYSDFESMAETLRGGLSLGLCGFGFWSHDIGGFESTADASVYKRWCAFGLLSSHSRLHGSKSYRVPWLYDEEAVDVLRFFTKLRLRLIPTIFEASVEARDSGLPVMRAMLLEFPDDRACDPLDRQYMLGQKLLVAPVLDHSGEVEYYLPKGRWTHLLSNDVFEGGSWFKKQYDFMNLPLFARPNSLVIWGGNDQVPTYDYADDALYVLYELEEGQTADALVYAEGGVLTQKISVARVENSLHIKALDENRPWQIRLNNIASISKADSEIQSHSSPEGVILEGKGAAIIHLQ; from the coding sequence ATGAAATTTGCAGATGGAAACTGGCTCGTCCCCGATCATCTCGATGTGATGCATCCGGTTGACTTTTATGAAGCAGAGCAGAAGGGCTCAGATCTGATTGTCTATGCATCGGCTGCCCGCCTCAGGGAACGAGCCGACCAGATCAATGCTCGTCTGTTTACCATGCGTTTTTTCTCACCCATGGCAGGGGTGATCGGTGTCCGGGTTGAGCATTTTCAGGGGGGTATTGATAGAAGCCCGAAATTCGAGCTCTACGAGGATGAGAGCTTCCAGCCAACAATCTGCTTTGAGGAAGATTTTGTTTCTTTGACATCAGATAGCTTGACTGTGCGCGTGGCAAAGAAAGGGCCGTGGCGGCTGGATTTTCTGCGCGATGGCAAAGTGATATCTGGCAGTGCCTATAAGGCAGGCGGCCATGCTCTGGATCATGCTGCTGATGACAGGGCCCATATGTTCGAACGTCTCGACCTTGGCATTGGGGATTTTGTGTACGGCCTTGGTGAGCGTTTTACCAGCTTCGTCAAGAATGGCCAGCATGTCGAAATCTGGAACCGCGATGGTGGCGCCAACACCGATCAGGCTTACAAGAATATTCCTTTTTTCCTGACCAATCGTGGCTGGGGGGTCTTTGTCAATCACACTGGCAAAGTGGAATTTGAAATCGGATCGGAAAAGGCCTCCAAAGCACAATTCTCGGTCCCGGGGGAAGCGCTTGAATATTTCATGATTGATGGGTCTGACCCCAAAGGGGTGCTGGATCGCTATACGCGCCTCACCGGGCGTCCTGCTCTACCCAAACAATGGTCATTTGGTCTCTGGCTGACCACCTCATTCACCACTGAATATGACGAAGCAACGGTTACGGGGTTTCTGAATGGCATGAAAGAGCGGGATATTCCGCTCCATGTATTCCACTTTGACTGTTTCTGGATGAGAGGCTTGCATTGGTGCGATTTCGATTGGGACCCAGAGACCTTCCCCGATCCCGAGGGCATGCTTGCTCGCTATAAGGAGCGGGGCCTGAAAATCTGCGCTTGGATCAATCCTTATATCGCGCAAAAGTCAAGATTGTTCGAAGAAGGGAAAGACCAAGGCTACCTTCTCAAGAAACCGGACGGCACCGTCTGGCAATGGGATATGTGGCAGCCGGGACAGGCTGTGGTCGATTTCACCAATCCGGATGCTTGTGACTGGTATGCTGGTTATTTGAAAAAGCTGGTCAAGCAGGGTGTTGATTGTTTCAAAACAGATTTTGGTGAACGTATCCCGCTCAATGTTGAATATTATGACAAATCCGATCCCGAAGAGATGCACAACTATTACACGCATCTCTACAACAAATGCGTCTATCAGGCGCTTGAGGAAGAGCTGGGTAAGGGCGAGGCGGTCCTGTTCGCCCGTTCGGCAACAACCGGTGGTCAACAATTCCCGGTTCACTGGGGCGGAGACTGTTATTCCGATTTTGAATCCATGGCAGAGACCCTTAGAGGTGGCTTGTCTCTCGGGCTTTGCGGTTTTGGCTTTTGGAGCCATGATATCGGCGGGTTTGAATCCACTGCAGATGCTTCGGTCTACAAACGCTGGTGTGCCTTTGGCCTTCTCTCAAGCCATTCGCGCTTGCATGGATCCAAGTCCTATCGCGTCCCATGGCTCTATGATGAAGAAGCGGTTGATGTCTTGCGTTTCTTCACGAAGCTGAGATTGCGCCTCATACCGACCATCTTTGAAGCGTCAGTCGAAGCTAGAGACAGTGGCTTGCCGGTGATGCGTGCCATGCTGCTAGAATTCCCGGATGATCGGGCTTGTGACCCGCTTGATCGCCAATATATGTTGGGCCAGAAATTGCTGGTTGCTCCGGTTCTGGATCACTCAGGCGAGGTGGAATATTACTTGCCCAAGGGGCGCTGGACCCATCTGCTCAGTAATGATGTTTTTGAAGGCGGCAGCTGGTTCAAAAAACAGTATGATTTTATGAACCTTCCCTTGTTTGCACGCCCTAATAGCCTTGTGATCTGGGGGGGCAATGATCAGGTTCCAACCTATGACTATGCGGACGATGCGCTCTATGTACTCTACGAATTGGAAGAGGGGCAGACAGCAGACGCCCTGGTTTATGCAGAAGGGGGAGTTCTGACACAGAAGATCTCCGTTGCAAGAGTAGAGAACTCTCTGCACATAAAGGCGCTGGATGAAAACCGTCCATGGCAAATTCGCCTTAACAACATAGCCAGCATTTCAAAGGCGGATAGTGAGATTCAGAGCCATTCAAGCCCGGAAGGTGTGATCCTTGAAGGCAAGGGAGCCGCGATCATTCATCTTCAGTGA
- a CDS encoding helix-turn-helix domain-containing protein produces the protein MCGMILIPLPAVVAIFLGFLLCFVLMQRERRLRAITVFLAASTALMIIVSLRWSFDAPVFRFLQPVFASLLPPAAWLCFSGLSGGRRRTVWPHFLPGAVILLLSLFWQWVHTPIDAILACLFFGYGCALIWRGMQGEEHFAGARLGTSVPPDRVAAFVGFMLLLSGMVDLTIALDFELGGGTHVATIVSVGNMLLLPLVAWVVLSVTRNLPESDEPQATDNLRAEDLTGADDAHVLAEFHRVLKERHLYRDPDLTLERLARRVGIPGRQISQAVNRRLGRNVSQEINRWRIREAQALLEQSDRSVTEIMFECGFQTKSNFNTTFRSVTGLSPSDWRRRAKMDLSAGTALDPRTR, from the coding sequence ATGTGTGGCATGATTCTGATCCCGCTTCCCGCCGTTGTTGCGATTTTCCTTGGCTTTTTACTGTGCTTCGTTCTGATGCAGCGCGAGCGGCGGTTGCGCGCCATCACCGTGTTTCTAGCAGCCAGTACAGCGCTGATGATCATTGTGAGTCTGCGATGGAGCTTTGACGCGCCGGTCTTTCGTTTTCTCCAGCCTGTCTTTGCGTCTCTCCTGCCTCCAGCAGCATGGTTGTGCTTTTCGGGGCTAAGTGGTGGCCGTCGCCGCACTGTCTGGCCGCATTTCTTGCCCGGCGCGGTCATCCTTCTCCTTTCGCTCTTCTGGCAATGGGTCCACACTCCGATTGACGCGATTTTGGCCTGCCTGTTTTTCGGCTATGGTTGTGCCTTGATCTGGCGCGGGATGCAGGGCGAGGAGCACTTTGCAGGCGCCCGCCTGGGCACGTCGGTGCCACCTGATCGAGTGGCAGCATTTGTCGGATTCATGCTGCTGCTATCCGGAATGGTCGACCTGACGATCGCCCTTGATTTCGAGCTGGGCGGAGGGACGCATGTAGCAACGATCGTGAGTGTCGGCAATATGCTGCTGCTGCCTCTGGTCGCTTGGGTGGTGCTTTCTGTGACACGCAACCTGCCGGAAAGTGACGAGCCTCAGGCGACTGATAACCTCAGAGCAGAAGATCTGACAGGGGCCGATGACGCGCATGTCCTTGCCGAATTCCACCGGGTTCTGAAGGAACGTCATCTCTATCGCGATCCCGATCTGACATTGGAGCGGCTGGCAAGACGGGTCGGCATTCCGGGACGCCAGATATCCCAAGCGGTTAATCGCAGGCTCGGACGCAATGTCTCGCAGGAGATCAACAGATGGCGCATTCGCGAAGCGCAAGCGCTTCTGGAACAATCCGACCGCAGCGTGACCGAAATCATGTTCGAGTGCGGCTTTCAGACGAAATCGAATTTCAACACCACCTTCCGCAGCGTGACGGGGCTTTCGCCCAGCGACTGGCGCCGCCGGGCGAAAATGGACCTCAGTGCGGGGACAGCACTCGATCCAAGAACTCGGTGA
- a CDS encoding TRAP transporter substrate-binding protein — protein sequence MFRTIGALSIAALMVGTMAVKAETLKFAYASNATPTVEAMKKFGEILEQKTNGDITVQYFPDSQLGGERELVELVQAGTIDFTKVSGGLMESFAPVYGVFSMPYLFNSEEHFYKAMDDAQIMQPIYETTKDRGIVGLTYFNSGARSFYTVKKPIKSVADLKGLKFRVMQSPTSIKMVQLLGATPIAMGQAEVYTSLQQGVLDGAENNEYAITIARHGEVAKYYSYDVHTRIPDIMLVSRKTLEKLSDENRQAVLDAASEATAYHKQVWAEAIEAEKKKAEEDFGVQFFYPDVSAFQAAVQPMYNELKAEPEKYAVYEAIKAVK from the coding sequence ATGTTTAGAACGATTGGTGCACTGTCTATCGCAGCCCTGATGGTTGGCACAATGGCGGTAAAAGCTGAAACACTTAAGTTTGCCTATGCCAGCAACGCAACGCCTACGGTTGAGGCGATGAAGAAATTTGGCGAAATCCTTGAACAAAAAACCAACGGTGACATAACCGTTCAGTATTTTCCGGATAGCCAGTTGGGTGGCGAGCGTGAATTGGTTGAGCTGGTTCAGGCGGGTACCATCGACTTTACCAAGGTATCTGGCGGTTTGATGGAAAGTTTCGCTCCTGTTTATGGTGTCTTTTCCATGCCATATCTCTTCAATAGCGAGGAGCATTTCTACAAGGCAATGGACGATGCCCAGATTATGCAACCAATCTACGAGACCACCAAGGATCGCGGCATTGTTGGGCTGACTTATTTTAATTCGGGTGCGCGCAGCTTCTATACTGTCAAGAAGCCAATCAAAAGCGTTGCGGACCTGAAAGGCCTCAAATTCCGCGTTATGCAGAGTCCGACTTCGATCAAGATGGTTCAGCTGCTTGGCGCAACGCCGATCGCCATGGGGCAGGCCGAAGTCTATACCTCTCTGCAGCAAGGCGTTCTGGATGGTGCAGAAAACAACGAGTATGCCATTACCATTGCTCGCCATGGCGAAGTGGCCAAATATTACAGCTATGATGTCCATACCCGCATTCCAGACATAATGCTGGTATCGAGAAAGACCCTTGAAAAGCTCTCGGACGAAAATCGCCAAGCTGTTCTGGATGCTGCCAGTGAAGCCACTGCATATCACAAACAGGTCTGGGCCGAAGCTATAGAAGCCGAAAAGAAAAAAGCTGAAGAAGACTTCGGTGTTCAGTTCTTCTATCCCGACGTTTCGGCGTTCCAAGCCGCTGTTCAGCCCATGTATAACGAGTTGAAAGCGGAACCAGAAAAATATGCTGTCTATGAAGCAATCAAGGCTGTGAAATAA
- the kdgR gene encoding DNA-binding transcriptional regulator KdgR, whose protein sequence is MTPQRQPKSEQVASVLKVFSVLETLVEEKRAGLADLSLRAMTTKSTAHRLLQTMIDLGYVEQDPETEKYQLTLKLFSLGARSLSGQADILRVADIEMGRLSRETGESINLGVIDDREQCVTYIHKYDSAYSLAMQSTLGYRNPLHSTSLGKALLAWRDEREIKDRLGKMDFAKLAPNTITDQEKYLEQLKTARDLGYAEEIEESEAGVRCMAAPILDHLGKSVAAMSISFPLFRFDEVKKADYVALLKTASLNASRALGYLGADGP, encoded by the coding sequence ATGACTCCGCAGCGCCAGCCAAAATCCGAACAGGTTGCGTCCGTGTTAAAGGTCTTCTCTGTCCTGGAGACCCTAGTTGAGGAAAAGCGCGCCGGATTGGCAGATCTCTCCCTGCGCGCAATGACCACCAAAAGCACCGCACACCGTTTGCTCCAAACCATGATAGATTTGGGCTATGTGGAACAGGACCCTGAAACCGAAAAATATCAGCTAACGCTCAAGCTCTTCAGCCTGGGGGCGCGTTCATTAAGTGGACAGGCGGACATCCTGCGTGTTGCTGACATCGAAATGGGCAGGCTATCGCGAGAAACCGGCGAGTCGATCAATCTGGGTGTCATCGATGACCGCGAACAGTGCGTGACCTACATACATAAATACGATTCCGCCTATAGCCTCGCCATGCAATCAACATTGGGTTATCGCAATCCACTTCACAGTACATCTCTGGGCAAAGCACTGCTGGCTTGGCGTGATGAGCGGGAAATCAAGGACCGGTTAGGCAAGATGGATTTTGCCAAGCTGGCCCCAAATACGATAACGGATCAAGAGAAATATCTCGAGCAACTTAAAACCGCTAGAGACTTAGGCTATGCAGAGGAAATTGAGGAAAGCGAAGCAGGTGTGCGTTGCATGGCGGCTCCGATCCTTGACCATCTTGGTAAATCGGTTGCTGCCATGAGCATATCCTTTCCACTTTTCCGTTTTGATGAAGTCAAAAAAGCAGACTATGTAGCGCTGCTAAAAACAGCGAGCCTTAATGCGTCCCGCGCTCTGGGATATCTTGGAGCGGATGGGCCTTAA
- a CDS encoding glycoside hydrolase family 88 protein gives MHPLLRQKDHFIARDEVKERIERLTDNLINITDETGEFLLHLEDGRVIDTKGWAGWEWTHGIGLYGLLKYWELTGSEKALSIIHEWFDARLSEGTPTKNINTVAPFLTLASLYEHEPNPVWVPLMERWADWVMYEMPRTREGGLQHIVYNSVNDQQMWDDTLMMSVLPLAKIGLVLNKPEYVEEAKFQFLNHIQYLSDRETGLWFHGWTFDGNHNFAKALWARGNSWITIAIPEFIDMLDLQESDPICRHLLSTLRCQAEALKDYQDEETGLWHTLINDRSSYLEASATAGFAYGLLKGVRKRYLPASFEPIAEKAIKGVINNINEEGELLQVSFGTAMGTDLDFYREIALTSMPYGQAMAMFCLSEYLRTYI, from the coding sequence TTGCATCCCCTGCTCAGGCAAAAAGACCATTTCATTGCGCGTGATGAGGTTAAGGAACGCATCGAGCGTTTGACCGACAATTTGATTAATATCACAGACGAAACGGGCGAGTTTTTACTGCATCTGGAAGATGGTCGTGTCATCGACACCAAAGGATGGGCTGGATGGGAATGGACTCACGGGATTGGGCTCTATGGCTTATTAAAATATTGGGAGCTTACGGGAAGCGAGAAAGCCCTGAGCATTATTCACGAATGGTTTGATGCGCGCTTGAGTGAGGGAACGCCCACCAAAAATATCAATACTGTAGCCCCTTTCCTAACCCTTGCTAGCCTTTACGAACACGAGCCCAACCCTGTCTGGGTTCCGCTGATGGAGCGTTGGGCCGATTGGGTCATGTATGAAATGCCACGCACACGTGAGGGCGGCCTACAGCATATCGTCTATAACAGTGTCAATGATCAGCAGATGTGGGACGATACGCTCATGATGAGCGTGTTGCCACTGGCAAAAATCGGGCTGGTGCTCAACAAGCCGGAATATGTCGAGGAAGCCAAATTCCAGTTCCTCAATCACATCCAGTATCTCTCCGACCGGGAGACCGGGCTTTGGTTCCACGGCTGGACGTTCGATGGCAATCACAATTTCGCCAAAGCACTCTGGGCAAGGGGGAATAGCTGGATCACTATTGCCATTCCTGAATTTATCGACATGCTTGACCTTCAAGAAAGCGACCCGATCTGCCGCCATTTGCTTTCAACCCTGCGCTGTCAGGCTGAGGCCCTGAAAGACTATCAGGACGAGGAAACCGGCTTATGGCATACGCTGATCAATGATCGTTCCAGCTACCTTGAGGCCTCCGCCACAGCCGGGTTCGCTTATGGACTGCTCAAGGGTGTGCGAAAGCGTTATCTCCCCGCTTCATTCGAACCCATAGCCGAAAAGGCCATAAAGGGTGTCATTAACAACATCAATGAAGAGGGGGAGTTGTTGCAGGTGTCGTTTGGCACGGCTATGGGCACCGACCTCGACTTTTATCGCGAGATTGCGTTGACCTCGATGCCTTATGGGCAGGCGATGGCGATGTTCTGCCTGAGCGAATATCTACGAACCTACATATAG
- a CDS encoding alpha/beta fold hydrolase → MLKLFVSIVVLISFATVAEAENIGFRTVGIGGEGPRPLNVALWYPTKGTGPEGVVAETPAFEGEPVIREARPSAGSHPLVVLSHGYGGTWRNLSWLAVDLAKRGYAVAAPDHPGTTHFNRDRRQAAMLWERPHDLSRVIDALEKDQALVGAIDPQRIAAIGHSLGGWSVTALAGARFDPDLLAKACSSYAQSRSCTVDDLGLTAPRLRQNMRDPRIRAFVSLDLGMAQGFTRKSLAEVSIPALLIGAGVDIGDMPAEKETGWLAKNLPAQSTQTHMIPDAMHFSFLQLCKPGAEAMIEAEDPGDGIVCRDGGDRGRGAIHAEVAGLVTEFLDRVLSPH, encoded by the coding sequence ATGCTCAAATTATTCGTCAGTATTGTTGTGCTGATTTCTTTTGCCACCGTTGCAGAGGCTGAGAATATCGGCTTTCGCACGGTTGGTATCGGCGGGGAGGGACCCCGCCCGCTGAATGTCGCGCTCTGGTATCCGACCAAGGGCACCGGCCCGGAAGGTGTCGTTGCGGAAACCCCAGCCTTTGAGGGGGAGCCCGTCATCCGCGAAGCGAGACCATCGGCTGGGTCGCATCCTCTGGTCGTGCTGTCCCATGGTTATGGCGGCACCTGGCGCAATCTTAGCTGGCTGGCGGTGGATTTGGCCAAACGGGGCTATGCGGTTGCAGCACCCGATCATCCCGGAACAACGCATTTCAACCGCGATCGTAGGCAGGCAGCGATGCTTTGGGAGCGCCCGCATGATCTGAGCCGGGTGATCGACGCATTGGAGAAAGATCAGGCGTTGGTTGGCGCTATCGACCCTCAGCGTATCGCAGCCATCGGTCATTCACTGGGTGGCTGGAGCGTTACGGCGCTCGCCGGTGCACGGTTCGATCCTGATCTTTTGGCCAAGGCGTGCAGCTCCTATGCCCAATCGAGAAGTTGCACTGTCGATGATCTGGGGCTGACCGCTCCTCGGCTCAGGCAGAATATGCGCGACCCACGGATCCGGGCCTTCGTGTCGCTTGATCTTGGTATGGCACAGGGCTTCACCCGAAAGAGTCTTGCAGAAGTCTCTATTCCAGCGCTGTTGATTGGTGCGGGGGTCGATATCGGTGATATGCCTGCGGAAAAAGAAACCGGCTGGCTCGCCAAAAATCTTCCCGCTCAGAGCACGCAAACACACATGATCCCTGACGCAATGCATTTCAGCTTCCTTCAGCTTTGCAAGCCGGGTGCAGAGGCAATGATCGAGGCAGAAGATCCGGGCGACGGGATCGTTTGCCGGGATGGCGGAGATCGGGGCCGGGGGGCGATTCATGCCGAGGTTGCTGGCTTGGTCACCGAGTTCTTGGATCGAGTGCTGTCCCCGCACTGA
- a CDS encoding GntR family transcriptional regulator: protein MKDDETLQALFPKAQDDDFSPSMAERAQPLYLVVKKQIFEAIMMGKWPAGTVLPSEVELARMLRVSVGTIRRALSELTNEGMLSRRRKTGTVVTGRTPQHSLRFFFQYFRLHGLDGSLQHSQARNLSLEFGEATDIESENLRVVPAAPVIRLARVRSAHNRPVMVETVTMPSEKLVDFPRNAEDVPALLFLYLLEHYDIRISAVREKIAAELANEDDLAYLELEAPSAVLTIEEVAYDQTGTPMLFTKHRATTRNHRYINELQ from the coding sequence ATGAAAGATGACGAGACGCTGCAGGCCCTATTTCCCAAGGCGCAGGATGATGATTTTTCACCGTCAATGGCTGAAAGAGCCCAGCCCCTCTACCTCGTGGTCAAGAAACAAATCTTTGAAGCTATCATGATGGGCAAATGGCCTGCGGGCACGGTCTTGCCCAGCGAAGTAGAACTGGCGCGGATGCTGCGTGTTTCGGTTGGGACGATCCGTCGGGCGCTGAGCGAATTGACCAATGAAGGCATGCTCAGCCGCCGCCGCAAGACCGGCACAGTGGTCACTGGCCGCACGCCCCAACACAGCCTGCGCTTTTTCTTTCAGTATTTCCGCCTGCATGGTTTGGACGGGTCCCTGCAGCATTCACAGGCCAGAAATCTGTCTCTGGAGTTTGGCGAAGCCACGGATATCGAATCAGAGAATCTGAGAGTTGTTCCCGCAGCCCCCGTCATCCGTCTGGCGCGTGTTCGCAGTGCGCACAACAGGCCCGTGATGGTTGAAACCGTGACAATGCCATCAGAGAAACTGGTAGACTTCCCCAGGAATGCGGAAGATGTCCCTGCTTTGCTCTTTCTATATCTGCTTGAACATTACGATATTCGTATTTCGGCAGTGCGCGAAAAGATTGCAGCGGAACTCGCCAATGAGGATGACCTTGCCTATCTGGAGCTGGAAGCGCCAAGTGCCGTATTGACGATAGAGGAAGTTGCCTACGATCAAACGGGCACACCCATGCTATTCACCAAGCACAGGGCAACCACCCGCAACCACCGCTACATCAATGAATTGCAATAA
- a CDS encoding TRAP transporter large permease translates to MAAVSGLVLIAVFGGLAILGIPLAISIVAAAFASVLLVIPPDMALFTSAQKMVASLDSFSLLAVPFFILSGVMMNSGGIAVRLVNFAKLIAGRIPGSLAQTNIAGNMLFGCISGSAIAASTSIGGVMIPIQVKEGYDRDLAAAVNIASAPTGMLIPPTTAFIIYSLVSGGTSIAALFVGGAIAGTLWGVGLMIMTSIIAKKRGYPVTSFPSCREALKITQDAIPSLLLIAFVIGGIMLGIVTPVEASGIAVIYTMLLAFVIHRTTPFRDFPKFLLETSIMTGAIMMLLAASAALSFSMAFTGIPAAVTNLVLGISENPIIVMLIINLLLIVIGCFMDIGPAILIFTPILLPIAQKIGVDPVHFGVIMIFNLAIGTITPPVGTGLFIGASVAKIKVEKAIVALLPFYILLFGTLFLVTYFPDLTMALPRWLGL, encoded by the coding sequence ATGGCAGCTGTTTCAGGCCTCGTTCTTATTGCCGTGTTTGGTGGCTTGGCCATATTGGGCATTCCGCTTGCCATCTCGATTGTTGCAGCAGCCTTCGCTTCGGTTCTTCTTGTCATCCCCCCTGACATGGCACTGTTCACCTCTGCGCAAAAGATGGTTGCCAGCCTTGACAGTTTCTCGCTGTTGGCCGTTCCCTTTTTCATTCTTTCTGGAGTGATGATGAATTCGGGCGGCATCGCTGTACGGCTGGTGAATTTCGCCAAGCTGATTGCGGGGCGTATTCCCGGCTCTCTGGCGCAGACCAACATAGCAGGCAACATGCTGTTTGGCTGTATATCAGGGTCAGCGATTGCGGCATCCACCTCCATTGGCGGGGTCATGATCCCAATTCAGGTGAAAGAAGGTTATGATCGTGATCTAGCAGCTGCAGTGAACATCGCCTCTGCTCCGACGGGCATGCTCATTCCGCCAACCACTGCCTTTATTATCTATTCGCTTGTTTCTGGAGGAACATCGATTGCGGCGCTGTTTGTTGGTGGTGCGATTGCCGGAACCCTGTGGGGGGTAGGGCTGATGATCATGACATCAATCATCGCCAAAAAACGCGGTTATCCTGTAACCAGTTTTCCCTCTTGCCGCGAGGCACTGAAGATCACGCAAGACGCCATACCAAGCCTTCTGCTCATCGCATTCGTCATTGGGGGGATCATGCTGGGCATTGTTACGCCAGTTGAAGCTTCCGGGATCGCGGTGATCTATACCATGCTGCTGGCCTTTGTCATTCATCGAACGACACCATTCAGGGATTTTCCGAAATTTCTCCTGGAAACCTCTATCATGACAGGCGCTATCATGATGCTGCTGGCAGCGTCCGCAGCTCTTTCCTTTTCGATGGCTTTTACAGGCATTCCGGCAGCAGTTACCAATCTCGTTCTGGGCATCTCCGAGAATCCGATCATCGTCATGCTGATCATCAATCTATTGTTGATCGTTATCGGATGCTTCATGGATATTGGCCCTGCCATCCTGATCTTTACACCAATATTGCTGCCAATCGCTCAGAAGATCGGCGTGGATCCGGTTCATTTTGGAGTTATCATGATATTCAATCTGGCGATCGGCACCATCACCCCTCCGGTCGGAACGGGGCTGTTTATTGGCGCGAGTGTTGCCAAAATTAAGGTGGAAAAAGCGATTGTTGCTCTTCTCCCATTTTATATCCTTCTCTTTGGCACTCTATTCTTGGTCACCTACTTTCCGGATCTGACCATGGCGCTGCCTCGTTGGCTCGGCTTGTGA
- a CDS encoding TRAP transporter small permease — protein MVLVLAWQVFSRYALNAPSTYSEEILRYGMIWSSLLGAAFACGRQSHMAIYLLRDTMSGRVRTILNLLTPLAFIIFACAVLIAGGLRAVDVAQSQTSPVMQIPMVWVYVAMPVSGVLIVIYSVMELIEASSGTRLETSSIEQSVISGE, from the coding sequence ATGGTTCTGGTACTCGCCTGGCAGGTCTTTAGCCGCTATGCGCTAAATGCTCCATCCACCTATTCCGAGGAAATCTTGCGCTATGGCATGATCTGGTCGTCCCTGTTAGGGGCGGCCTTTGCATGCGGCCGGCAGTCCCACATGGCGATCTATTTGCTCCGGGATACGATGAGCGGTCGCGTGCGCACGATTCTCAATCTGCTTACCCCTTTGGCTTTCATCATCTTTGCCTGTGCGGTTCTGATTGCAGGCGGACTTCGCGCCGTAGATGTCGCTCAAAGTCAGACAAGCCCCGTTATGCAAATACCTATGGTCTGGGTGTATGTGGCTATGCCCGTCAGTGGTGTCCTGATTGTCATCTATAGCGTGATGGAACTGATTGAAGCGTCCTCCGGGACAAGGCTTGAAACAAGTTCCATCGAGCAATCTGTAATTTCTGGAGAATAA